In one window of Coleofasciculus chthonoplastes PCC 7420 DNA:
- a CDS encoding phosphoadenosine phosphosulfate reductase family protein, whose amino-acid sequence MVQKKVRHILGLSGGKDSTALAVLLHKEIPDMEYFFCDTHKELPETYAYLDRIKARLGIHIHYLSAKRGFDHWLQMHDGLLPSPQMRWCTVKMKIKPLEDFVGEDEAISYIGIRADENREGYISTKPNIKPVFPFKERGMVKADIIQLLEDSGIGLPDYYRWRSRSGCFFCFFQRKYEWVMLNQKYPELFEKAVEYEEKHKDGRTYTWTDGETLRELIARKDEIIANHEKAMARAKAKEEKEPSNQSLAQALESVLDEEDDTLPCLVCNL is encoded by the coding sequence ATGGTACAGAAGAAAGTCCGGCACATTCTAGGGTTGTCAGGAGGAAAGGATAGCACCGCTTTGGCAGTGTTGCTGCACAAGGAAATCCCTGATATGGAGTATTTCTTCTGTGACACTCATAAGGAACTGCCAGAAACTTACGCCTACCTGGATCGAATCAAGGCACGTCTTGGCATTCATATCCACTACCTGAGTGCCAAACGAGGCTTTGATCATTGGCTACAGATGCACGATGGCTTATTACCTTCCCCCCAAATGCGGTGGTGTACTGTCAAAATGAAGATTAAGCCTCTAGAAGATTTTGTCGGAGAGGATGAAGCAATCAGTTACATTGGTATCCGTGCTGATGAGAATCGGGAAGGGTATATCTCTACGAAGCCTAATATTAAGCCTGTCTTTCCTTTTAAAGAGCGAGGAATGGTGAAAGCAGATATTATCCAACTTTTAGAAGACAGTGGCATTGGACTCCCCGATTACTATCGCTGGCGCAGTCGTTCAGGTTGTTTCTTCTGCTTCTTTCAGCGCAAGTACGAGTGGGTGATGTTAAATCAGAAATACCCAGAGTTATTTGAAAAAGCGGTTGAGTATGAAGAGAAGCACAAAGATGGGAGAACCTACACATGGACAGATGGTGAAACGCTGCGAGAACTCATAGCACGTAAAGATGAAATTATCGCCAACCACGAAAAGGCAATGGCGAGAGCAAAGGCAAAGGAGGAGAAAGAACCGAGTAATCAATCTTTGGCTCAGGCTTTGGAATCAGTCTTGGACGAGGAAGATGATACTCTGCCTTGTTTAGTTTGTAATTTATAA
- a CDS encoding DUF262 domain-containing protein, with amino-acid sequence MDISRVFQTSSDSISYFFTQGGTGYYIPLYQREYSWDDENIEQLMDDIFSGVSELLNSQDTIHFMGTIIIVMEQDIPNNIKPQDPKAIPSLIYNVIDGQQRISTIALLACCLYQKIYELKEKLPQEYQTHELDGLREAVDTYLTNLQELFSFDLMRGSPKRKPIIIRGSLDGWTLNGKENEHYKSDVSHYLAYFIKAIDSINYQQSCDFPKPNKRSLVEKNIKTIQEFLKKATNSHKNEYADENEYADYPPAWDIVEKIDQSELWSYARQELVEIVDNCKNVEAELDRTQKLICSLVQLFAFSNYLLNRCCFTVIKPVSQVRAFDMFQSLNATGTPLTAIETFKPLVVNVVDSESEGFKNSTFEKYFTAIENLMKNLQSASQKNKRTNEYLTIFSLTYEGKSVSKQFSNQRKWLMEKFQKFCSETEKKTPSLEEKENFIHQMGDIATYCKNIIYYQSNLKKCLPEIHGIDESQKKLGAFCLLYLRDANHKMAHTILSRFYSIAIRKQANLEENEEGNQFNNQNDFFTACKVIAAFFTLWRSALPNTGLDNVYRKLLQEKMSWKKGNSQVTVEALKQYLNSSLTEKGIREKGDWKNKAINYLRYDNVQKVCRFALFITAHETIIDSSHPGLMKIGTPGSSTSYLESTQWLSEDFKTIEHIAPQKPRLSHDSEWDSNLYENEDYEQIGNLTLLPTDINASASNKNWIEKWIYYQHLAETDPQKLNNLRNDAKNYGVELKDETIQILQNTSHKHHILPIVQLGADGQWNKNLVEERTKRICDILWERMDNWLT; translated from the coding sequence ATGGATATTTCAAGAGTTTTTCAAACTTCAAGTGACAGTATTTCTTATTTTTTCACCCAAGGAGGAACCGGATATTATATTCCTTTATATCAAAGAGAATATAGTTGGGATGATGAAAATATAGAACAGTTAATGGATGATATATTTTCAGGAGTTTCTGAGCTTTTAAATTCCCAAGATACTATCCATTTTATGGGAACAATTATCATTGTGATGGAGCAGGATATTCCTAATAATATAAAACCTCAAGATCCAAAAGCTATTCCTTCTCTTATTTATAATGTTATTGATGGACAACAGAGAATCTCAACAATCGCTTTACTAGCTTGTTGCTTATACCAAAAAATCTATGAATTAAAAGAAAAACTCCCTCAGGAGTATCAAACTCATGAACTAGATGGGTTAAGAGAAGCCGTTGACACTTATTTGACAAATCTTCAGGAACTTTTTTCATTTGATCTTATGCGAGGTAGTCCAAAAAGAAAACCTATTATCATTAGAGGTTCATTAGATGGTTGGACACTCAATGGCAAAGAAAATGAGCATTATAAATCAGATGTATCTCATTATTTAGCTTATTTCATTAAAGCAATTGATAGTATTAATTACCAACAGAGTTGTGATTTTCCCAAACCTAATAAAAGATCTTTAGTAGAAAAAAACATAAAAACCATTCAAGAATTTTTAAAAAAAGCAACGAATTCACATAAAAATGAATATGCCGATGAAAATGAATATGCTGATTATCCACCAGCTTGGGATATTGTTGAAAAAATAGACCAGTCCGAATTATGGAGCTATGCAAGACAAGAGTTAGTTGAGATAGTAGATAATTGTAAGAATGTAGAAGCTGAACTGGATAGAACACAGAAATTAATCTGTTCTCTGGTTCAATTATTTGCTTTTTCTAATTATTTACTAAACCGTTGCTGTTTCACAGTAATTAAGCCTGTATCACAGGTTAGAGCATTTGATATGTTCCAATCTCTGAATGCTACTGGAACTCCTTTAACAGCCATTGAAACTTTCAAGCCTTTAGTAGTTAATGTAGTGGATTCAGAGAGTGAAGGATTTAAAAATTCAACTTTTGAAAAGTATTTTACAGCAATTGAAAATTTAATGAAAAACTTACAAAGTGCTTCTCAAAAAAACAAAAGAACCAATGAATACCTTACGATATTTTCTCTAACGTATGAAGGAAAAAGCGTATCCAAGCAATTTAGTAATCAACGCAAATGGTTGATGGAAAAATTTCAAAAATTTTGTTCTGAAACAGAAAAGAAAACTCCTTCCTTAGAAGAAAAAGAAAATTTTATTCATCAGATGGGTGATATAGCAACATATTGTAAGAACATTATATATTATCAGTCTAATTTAAAAAAGTGCCTGCCTGAAATTCATGGAATCGATGAATCCCAGAAAAAATTAGGAGCTTTCTGTTTGTTATACCTTCGAGATGCAAACCATAAAATGGCACATACAATTTTGAGCCGTTTTTATTCTATTGCTATTCGTAAGCAAGCTAACTTAGAAGAAAATGAAGAAGGAAATCAATTTAATAATCAAAATGACTTTTTCACCGCCTGCAAGGTAATTGCTGCGTTTTTTACACTTTGGCGATCAGCTTTACCCAATACAGGTCTTGATAATGTATACAGAAAGCTTCTTCAAGAAAAGATGTCATGGAAAAAAGGCAATTCTCAGGTTACAGTAGAAGCTTTGAAACAATATTTGAATAGTAGTCTTACAGAAAAAGGCATTCGAGAAAAAGGTGATTGGAAAAATAAAGCGATTAATTATTTAAGATATGATAACGTGCAGAAAGTTTGCAGATTCGCTCTTTTCATTACAGCCCATGAAACTATCATAGACTCAAGCCATCCTGGTCTGATGAAAATTGGGACTCCTGGTTCATCTACTTCTTATTTAGAATCAACACAATGGTTATCTGAGGATTTTAAAACTATTGAACATATAGCACCTCAAAAACCAAGACTTTCACATGATTCTGAGTGGGATTCAAATTTATATGAAAATGAAGATTATGAGCAAATTGGAAATTTGACTCTTCTTCCAACTGATATTAATGCTTCTGCAAGCAATAAGAATTGGATTGAGAAGTGGATTTACTACCAACATTTAGCAGAAACCGATCCTCAAAAATTAAATAATTTAAGGAATGATGCAAAAAATTATGGTGTTGAATTGAAAGATGAAACTATACAAATTTTACAAAACACATCGCATAAACATCATATATTACCGATTGTTCAATTAGGAGCAGATGGACAGTGGAATAAAAATCTTGTTGAAGAAAGAACCAAGCGAATATGTGACATTCTCTGGGAACGAATGGATAATTGGTTAACTTAA
- a CDS encoding DUF4007 family protein: MSKLQLGFHGTFALKKEDLQKIIKAASEKQGLDDSLENLMTRTGLGNRKIGPMKSWAIRTGFLQNYHLNPEGKIILTHDPYFKSIITDWYIHFFLSFGDHGLATPPDDPAEWGGWTWFVYSFLPEYFTFSPENLIYEASQVFEEESNNRLEKNFRYVLRAYTESNALESCQFVQNLDNKKYVTGEARFPNPYMVCYILAKLWERDFGDTTSVVTDDILNHPMGLAPILGIEPQLLQQQLDKLEIFGLIEQRRTVPPFQTVRRWDNPISLLEQAYGFTE; encoded by the coding sequence ATGTCAAAACTACAACTTGGTTTCCACGGTACATTTGCACTTAAGAAGGAAGACCTTCAGAAAATTATCAAGGCTGCAAGTGAAAAGCAGGGACTGGATGATTCGCTTGAAAATTTGATGACTAGAACCGGGTTGGGCAACAGAAAAATCGGTCCGATGAAAAGTTGGGCAATCCGGACTGGCTTTTTACAAAATTATCATTTAAATCCAGAAGGAAAAATTATCTTAACTCACGATCCTTATTTCAAATCAATTATTACTGACTGGTACATACATTTTTTCCTAAGTTTTGGGGATCATGGACTAGCTACACCTCCTGATGATCCTGCTGAATGGGGAGGATGGACATGGTTTGTCTATAGCTTTCTGCCAGAATATTTTACCTTTAGTCCTGAGAACCTGATTTATGAAGCCAGTCAGGTATTTGAAGAGGAATCTAACAACAGATTAGAAAAAAACTTTCGCTATGTCCTCCGTGCCTACACCGAATCAAACGCACTAGAGTCTTGTCAATTTGTTCAAAATCTGGATAACAAAAAATATGTGACTGGAGAAGCTAGATTTCCTAACCCCTATATGGTGTGTTATATCCTCGCGAAACTCTGGGAACGGGATTTTGGGGATACAACTTCAGTTGTTACTGACGATATTCTGAACCACCCAATGGGACTTGCACCTATTCTAGGGATAGAACCTCAACTCCTTCAACAACAACTCGATAAGCTGGAAATTTTTGGACTCATTGAGCAACGACGGACAGTTCCCCCTTTCCAAACGGTACGCCGTTGGGACAACCCTATTTCTTTATTAGAACAAGCCTATGGTTTCACTGAATGA
- a CDS encoding PglZ domain-containing protein gives MIEKLGAKQGQYTSFNLFELPSDAGQTPPNPEKPIVLDPSKTYAIPPGYHLIASELDWMRDFEINGSPYWVQGESLCNWTQTWLRCWNRSHLIDQIKRPPQEKLTHLFHPIAIPADWTEQRCLAVVTHLERYRTQPIAHLLADLTASDPEIWLSSPSIANLAQWLPLEVPEEAQVLEQVWQAHRPSSELNPYYQTDNKRHLLKQWLGLTKDKSTDLASALGTYPLDVPPTLQTEFQNFWEQKLHATQGNILDTLDLNSQPFSKQIATQAYEVFKQHPTYRNSVREKQLKGYISHEQYQDLTQEQRPPEPKPLSLDASPEEVLAWVTEAYLPLRKWETVIANLPQEKQACHRLASSFEDWILHHYPTLTVDAVSTSWLNYNVSHKVEELCKDSSVFWVVVDGLGWLDHQTLLDMLTKNRKLQLKQGLQPRFSILPTKTEYAKWSLYSQKCPSHETWKADAGKGFHYKNGKRYTDNDVTKKRLQKALERGKFRLYCWDTDRFDKLFHNETDWQELYRIKRRRELQAIAEDILRFIALHPQPDKLHILIASDHGQLMGTSPKLVPNTQTLDVKGRMAMGKVEYPPFTVLDKTRFSLPHDISVIRGCGSFSSFSYTTKQSATGCHGGLYPEEVIVGFSVLTQSVKRAPIIIKCSGEGRPGENSPLRVDIYNPNAVAIEDLRLRVNQLVSLQQAKDLAVTVQPHQRQLIEISISTWPELPPTHEGKYLSLTGKLEFQYQNAERGWADLDPESSIEVHQIFSSGMESGLDDFL, from the coding sequence ATGATTGAAAAACTGGGTGCAAAACAAGGACAATATACATCTTTTAATTTATTTGAGTTACCCTCTGACGCAGGGCAAACCCCTCCCAATCCTGAAAAACCCATCGTTCTTGATCCATCCAAGACCTATGCTATTCCACCGGGGTATCATCTAATCGCATCCGAACTCGATTGGATGCGCGACTTTGAGATCAATGGGTCTCCCTATTGGGTACAGGGAGAAAGCTTGTGTAACTGGACACAAACATGGCTGCGTTGCTGGAATCGTAGCCATTTAATTGATCAGATTAAACGCCCTCCCCAAGAAAAACTAACCCATCTCTTTCACCCGATCGCTATCCCTGCCGACTGGACAGAACAACGGTGCCTTGCGGTTGTCACTCACCTTGAGCGATATCGTACACAACCCATTGCTCACCTACTCGCTGACCTGACAGCGAGTGATCCGGAAATCTGGCTCAGTAGTCCTTCTATCGCAAATTTAGCCCAGTGGCTTCCCCTGGAAGTACCTGAAGAAGCCCAGGTTCTCGAACAGGTATGGCAGGCACATCGTCCCAGTTCAGAGTTAAATCCTTACTACCAAACAGACAACAAACGCCATCTCCTCAAGCAATGGCTGGGACTGACTAAAGACAAGTCAACAGATTTAGCTTCAGCATTAGGAACCTACCCTCTAGATGTACCGCCAACTCTCCAGACCGAATTCCAAAACTTTTGGGAGCAGAAGTTACATGCGACCCAAGGCAATATTCTCGATACCTTAGACTTGAACAGTCAGCCTTTTTCTAAACAAATTGCCACCCAAGCCTACGAGGTTTTTAAGCAGCATCCCACGTACAGAAATTCTGTGCGTGAAAAGCAGTTAAAAGGGTACATCAGCCATGAGCAATATCAAGATCTCACCCAGGAGCAACGTCCACCCGAACCAAAACCCCTGTCACTAGATGCTTCACCTGAAGAGGTTTTAGCTTGGGTTACCGAGGCTTATTTACCCCTACGCAAATGGGAAACAGTCATTGCCAATCTTCCCCAAGAAAAGCAAGCTTGTCATCGACTCGCTTCTAGTTTTGAAGACTGGATACTTCACCACTATCCAACTCTCACGGTTGATGCGGTATCAACCTCTTGGTTGAACTACAACGTTAGTCACAAGGTTGAAGAACTCTGTAAAGATAGCTCCGTTTTTTGGGTTGTAGTCGATGGTCTAGGTTGGCTCGACCATCAAACGTTACTCGACATGCTAACCAAAAACAGGAAACTCCAACTTAAACAAGGCTTACAACCCAGATTCAGTATTTTGCCCACGAAAACTGAGTATGCGAAATGGAGTCTGTATAGCCAGAAATGTCCCAGCCACGAAACTTGGAAAGCCGATGCAGGCAAGGGATTTCATTATAAAAATGGGAAACGCTATACCGATAATGATGTCACCAAAAAACGACTACAAAAAGCTCTAGAGAGAGGTAAATTTCGCCTTTACTGTTGGGATACAGACCGCTTTGATAAACTTTTCCATAATGAAACCGATTGGCAGGAACTCTATCGGATTAAACGGCGCAGAGAATTGCAGGCGATTGCTGAAGATATTTTGCGCTTTATCGCTCTACATCCTCAGCCAGATAAGTTACATATTCTTATTGCTAGCGATCATGGTCAGCTAATGGGAACTTCTCCAAAACTTGTTCCTAATACTCAAACTTTAGACGTTAAAGGACGCATGGCAATGGGGAAGGTTGAATACCCGCCATTTACAGTTTTAGATAAGACTCGATTTTCCCTACCCCACGATATCAGTGTCATCAGAGGTTGTGGTAGCTTTAGTTCCTTTAGCTATACAACCAAGCAGAGTGCAACTGGCTGCCACGGAGGACTCTATCCGGAAGAAGTTATCGTTGGCTTTTCAGTGCTGACGCAATCCGTAAAACGTGCTCCCATTATTATTAAATGTAGTGGTGAAGGTAGACCCGGAGAAAATAGTCCTCTTCGGGTTGATATTTATAATCCTAATGCCGTAGCGATTGAAGATCTGAGACTGAGAGTTAATCAGCTTGTCTCTCTGCAACAGGCTAAGGATTTAGCCGTTACGGTTCAACCCCATCAGCGTCAGTTAATTGAGATTTCTATCTCAACATGGCCCGAACTGCCTCCTACACATGAGGGCAAATATTTATCTCTAACCGGTAAACTGGAA